A genomic region of Actinomycetota bacterium contains the following coding sequences:
- a CDS encoding universal stress protein yields MADDRPGEWGKGRMKVLIATDGSEAATAACRMAARILQQDRDEVRLLTVLSYHLYPGSLVPGENAPGEREATARVRDEVERATHGGRVALEQAGFGPTVAHRFGNPTDEIVAAAEEWQPDLIVLGRRGVGGLDRLLGSVSEHVVRHLKKTAVILVP; encoded by the coding sequence GTGGCGGACGACCGGCCGGGCGAGTGGGGGAAGGGCCGCATGAAGGTTCTGATCGCAACGGATGGTTCCGAGGCCGCCACCGCAGCCTGCCGGATGGCCGCCCGGATCCTCCAGCAAGACCGGGACGAGGTTCGCCTGCTGACCGTGCTCTCGTATCACCTGTACCCGGGTTCCCTCGTACCCGGCGAGAACGCGCCGGGAGAACGTGAGGCCACCGCGCGGGTACGCGATGAGGTCGAGCGCGCCACGCATGGCGGACGCGTGGCCCTCGAGCAGGCGGGTTTCGGTCCGACGGTCGCTCACCGGTTCGGGAACCCGACGGACGAGATCGTCGCCGCCGCCGAAGAATGGCAGCCGGACCTGATCGTGCTCGGCCGCCGCGGCGTGGGCGGGCTCGACCGCCTCCTCGGCAGCGTCTCCGAGCACGTCGTGCGGCACCTCAAGAAGACCGCGGTCATCTTGGTGCCGTAA